One window from the genome of Phycisphaerales bacterium encodes:
- the pilO gene encoding type 4a pilus biogenesis protein PilO, with protein MHIGARQWIFFILLATVPLAAYFYVFEPRNSEISQIQDKLRVKQARLTRLAEMERTISDLGSMIDQGRDAIDQLELKLPSKQHVDVILAQVWTIASRNGLEPQSFKTQAERQVGSSDYREAPHRIEIEGSFDGFYQFLLELEALPRITRVHSLSIRHSGGPLGPRSADRDTGLINADFILSIYYEG; from the coding sequence ATGCATATTGGAGCACGACAATGGATCTTCTTTATCTTGTTAGCCACCGTCCCACTGGCTGCGTACTTCTACGTTTTTGAACCTCGCAACAGTGAGATCAGCCAGATTCAAGATAAACTACGTGTCAAACAGGCACGCCTTACACGCTTAGCTGAGATGGAGCGCACCATCTCTGATCTCGGTTCCATGATTGACCAAGGCCGTGACGCAATCGATCAGCTTGAACTCAAGCTACCATCGAAACAACATGTTGATGTCATTCTTGCTCAGGTATGGACCATTGCCAGCCGCAATGGCTTGGAGCCACAGTCATTTAAGACACAAGCAGAGAGACAGGTTGGTTCCTCAGACTATCGCGAAGCGCCCCATCGCATCGAGATTGAAGGGTCATTCGATGGCTTCTATCAGTTTTTATTGGAGCTCGAAGCGTTGCCTCGAATCACCCGTGTTCATTCTTTATCGATCCGTCACTCAGGTGGCCCTTTAGGACCACGCAGTGCAGATCGTGACACAGGCCTCATCAACGCTGACTTCATTCTGAGTATTTACTACGAAGGCTAG
- a CDS encoding SIMPL domain-containing protein, with protein MTSCPSTSLNIVALAVLLTTLAAEPLRGQDFKPDNAAYWYQQASNEIMALPEEDLNAIYLYLENPIRTPNQRVVSAMERCKGAIALLHKGAHRQYCDHHLDYSQGVSLLVPHLSPLRTASKILAADAKLNLAQGNTNKAVESLNAGYRISDHTSSDSLFISSLVSVANFTSVDQQVQQALDRAELEPSNCDRLLSATKQLREKDFNFLESMAMEQVMMSNWAIREFESPGSTDLSFEELQIDPLLITQRSLDENIREYDQAMDEFMVIFQEEDLLEQERKLLEWSNFVEGGGYGQLAAQLTPAFDKVAQQITATNLQLDQRIATLEKIASGNLKPAEKVNAAIIYQNAFTRYKEIPDEQKLALLAIDPGAPYQTGPTINQEDITAALALFAEAAMLEQCDFSVLLPEPSAPLGPWYTAHMRNGIRAILLRAAYHLANNRFEDATADLNSAYRMIHHLSEDHRLLSAMVAQQSIREANRILARIIAEKPQDPIGKDLRQTVTNLSVSDPFGYIQAIENDTADIRFWTTSHKHIAPSMSSADLLTLMAIIDTLAQAGTDRNNIRWTEVELMPRIIDLEALEQARQRAPQMAYLLKSKEVQMIIDSGLPDIASLTQRKQDARSDIRQVWRLLDKKEIGNKSSPSVSE; from the coding sequence ATGACATCATGTCCGTCAACATCCCTCAATATTGTTGCCCTTGCTGTCTTGCTCACAACACTTGCTGCTGAGCCTCTTCGGGGACAAGATTTCAAGCCAGATAACGCCGCATACTGGTACCAGCAAGCAAGTAATGAGATTATGGCACTTCCTGAGGAAGATCTCAACGCCATCTATCTCTACCTTGAAAACCCAATAAGGACTCCCAATCAGCGAGTGGTCAGTGCAATGGAGCGATGCAAAGGCGCCATCGCCCTACTCCACAAAGGTGCCCATCGGCAATACTGTGATCACCACTTAGATTACTCACAAGGCGTCAGCTTACTTGTGCCTCATCTTAGCCCACTTCGAACTGCATCAAAAATTTTGGCTGCCGATGCTAAATTGAATTTAGCACAAGGCAACACCAACAAGGCTGTTGAGAGTCTCAATGCGGGCTATCGCATATCTGATCATACCTCCAGTGATTCACTATTTATAAGCTCTTTGGTTTCGGTCGCTAACTTTACAAGTGTGGACCAGCAAGTGCAGCAAGCTCTTGATCGAGCAGAGCTTGAACCCAGTAACTGTGATCGTTTACTCAGCGCCACGAAGCAACTTAGAGAGAAGGATTTTAATTTCCTTGAGTCCATGGCTATGGAACAAGTAATGATGAGCAATTGGGCGATTCGTGAATTCGAGTCTCCCGGGAGTACTGACTTATCTTTCGAGGAACTTCAAATAGATCCACTGCTGATAACACAGCGCTCACTTGACGAAAATATAAGAGAGTATGACCAAGCCATGGACGAGTTTATGGTCATCTTTCAAGAAGAAGATCTCTTAGAGCAAGAACGAAAACTCTTAGAGTGGAGCAACTTTGTTGAGGGCGGAGGCTATGGCCAACTGGCTGCTCAATTGACGCCCGCATTTGACAAGGTCGCTCAACAGATCACTGCCACGAATTTACAACTCGATCAACGCATCGCCACGCTGGAAAAGATTGCCAGCGGCAATTTAAAACCCGCAGAAAAAGTCAATGCGGCAATCATCTACCAAAACGCTTTTACCCGGTACAAAGAAATACCAGACGAACAGAAGCTTGCTTTGTTAGCAATTGACCCTGGGGCTCCATACCAAACCGGTCCAACAATCAATCAGGAAGACATCACCGCTGCCTTAGCACTGTTTGCCGAAGCAGCAATGCTGGAACAGTGCGATTTTTCAGTACTGCTTCCTGAACCAAGTGCACCACTTGGCCCCTGGTACACCGCTCACATGAGAAACGGGATTCGAGCGATCTTGTTACGAGCTGCTTACCATCTCGCCAACAATCGATTTGAAGATGCCACCGCTGATTTAAATTCTGCCTACCGCATGATCCACCATCTAAGTGAAGACCACCGTCTCTTAAGTGCAATGGTAGCCCAACAAAGCATACGTGAAGCAAATAGAATTCTCGCCCGAATCATCGCTGAGAAACCACAAGATCCGATAGGCAAAGACTTACGACAAACGGTCACCAACCTGTCTGTTTCTGATCCATTTGGGTACATTCAGGCAATTGAAAACGACACGGCTGACATTCGTTTTTGGACGACCTCTCATAAGCACATAGCGCCGTCCATGTCCAGTGCTGACCTGCTCACGCTTATGGCAATCATTGATACGCTTGCCCAGGCTGGAACCGATCGTAACAACATCAGATGGACCGAGGTTGAATTGATGCCTCGCATCATTGACTTAGAAGCGCTCGAACAAGCTCGACAACGTGCGCCGCAAATGGCTTACCTCTTGAAGAGCAAAGAAGTTCAGATGATTATTGATTCTGGTTTGCCAGATATTGCTTCTCTCACACAACGAAAACAAGATGCTCGTTCTGATATACGGCAAGTCTGGCGATTACTAGACAAAAAAGAGATCGGAAACAAGAGCTCTCCGTCTGTCAGCGAATGA
- a CDS encoding DUF456 domain-containing protein — protein MMSLHHDTGVMLIISYLVALIFTFLAAGCLILVLLGLPGTWLMLILAVGVELIDTMWIGSEDKETFGWIWIGVCVVLAVLGEVLEAIAGAVGTRKGGGTKRGMIGAIIGGIVGAIALTPFIPIPILGTLIGALIGTFVGALIGEMTGRNQVGGGTMAKAAIGATIGRLLGTMGKFLIGVVIFAVLVVTAFWP, from the coding sequence ATGATGTCATTACATCATGATACAGGCGTCATGCTCATAATCTCATATCTTGTTGCTCTGATATTCACCTTTTTGGCGGCCGGATGCCTCATCCTTGTCTTGTTGGGTTTGCCTGGCACATGGCTTATGTTGATCTTGGCTGTTGGGGTTGAGTTGATTGACACCATGTGGATTGGCAGTGAAGACAAAGAGACGTTCGGTTGGATATGGATTGGTGTTTGCGTCGTTCTAGCAGTTCTCGGTGAGGTCTTAGAAGCCATCGCCGGTGCCGTTGGTACTCGTAAAGGAGGTGGTACGAAGCGAGGAATGATCGGAGCTATTATTGGTGGGATTGTCGGCGCTATTGCGTTGACGCCATTCATTCCGATACCAATTCTCGGTACTCTTATTGGCGCATTGATAGGAACATTCGTGGGCGCATTGATTGGTGAGATGACTGGTCGCAATCAAGTTGGCGGTGGGACGATGGCTAAGGCAGCAATCGGTGCCACGATTGGTCGACTGTTAGGAACAATGGGTAAGTTCCTGATCGGTGTCGTTATCTTTGCGGTGTTAGTCGTCACGGCATTCTGGCCGTAA
- a CDS encoding PilN domain-containing protein, translating to MPSKSFLPDDYVEERLDLRANIMSGVLFVIVMLGVIGAFFVTNQKWQTIRTAQAKVAQKYEEAGRQIYELTELEEQKKSMLSKAEMASSLVERVPRSILLAEVINRMPDQLSILEFDLTSEKVRQLTTDPSTGSNRPTRGKTRSDVAKELDQQPAPKFRVKLQITGLAVTDLEVSQFIHALKNFELLETVSLEYSEGKEIMDEEYREFRIHVTLNETADISNITPLQIPRGPGGQVARAVIPETDSPVRSHTLAHEQLRNQ from the coding sequence ATGCCTAGCAAGAGCTTCCTTCCTGATGATTATGTAGAAGAACGACTTGATCTCCGCGCCAACATTATGAGTGGCGTGCTCTTCGTAATCGTGATGCTTGGTGTTATTGGCGCCTTCTTTGTTACCAATCAAAAGTGGCAGACCATCAGAACTGCTCAGGCAAAGGTCGCCCAGAAGTACGAAGAGGCTGGCCGACAAATCTACGAGCTCACAGAATTAGAAGAGCAAAAGAAGTCAATGCTCTCCAAAGCCGAAATGGCATCAAGCCTTGTTGAACGTGTGCCTCGATCGATCTTATTGGCTGAAGTAATCAATCGTATGCCTGATCAACTCAGCATTCTCGAATTTGATCTCACTTCTGAGAAGGTACGACAACTCACAACAGATCCTTCGACCGGTTCGAATCGTCCTACGCGAGGAAAAACACGCTCAGACGTTGCAAAGGAACTTGATCAACAACCAGCACCCAAATTCCGAGTGAAATTACAAATCACTGGGCTCGCTGTCACAGATCTTGAAGTCTCACAATTTATTCACGCTTTGAAGAACTTTGAGCTTCTCGAAACAGTGTCACTGGAATACTCCGAAGGCAAAGAGATTATGGATGAGGAATATCGTGAGTTTCGTATCCATGTCACGCTCAATGAGACCGCAGATATCAGCAACATCACACCGTTACAGATCCCTCGAGGCCCCGGCGGACAAGTCGCCCGTGCTGTTATCCCTGAAACAGATTCACCAGTAAGAAGCCACACCCTTGCTCATGAACAATTGAGGAACCAATAG
- a CDS encoding GspE/PulE family protein — MGKFDLDDVLKELGGIEAGLEHDGTDKASADNRAADSKEPAVGTETDHHDLDRVIGAPSVNSDSTNSGVPIFVRNDPSETPRPPDLTGRGLGEEATTSMAADDANPNRIRPTDALREIYSPEEDGISQEQIDLGSCLVEREVITAELLTSAQRVIKQSPGKPLADTLIEMGAFEADIQAIVAEINRLSFERLDLDQEDAVDLKLLNRLGADFCRQAFILPLRKEGTRLVVGTASPDDVFLLDDVKRRLKVSSVKHVLLTRADIRAVLDTATDTEAEEYNIDELLSDVEEDDVEVLRASDEDKSVDDEADSSPVVRYVNHIIQTALKEGASDIHIEPEEKALKVRFRIDGVLYEVLTPPKKLFAAITSRIKIMANLDIAERRLPQDGRIRANVHGRKVDLRVSTVPTARGEKTVLRILDNRAIQVPLEDLGFSTEHLTHWKHQITQPHGIILVTGPTGSGKTTTLYSSLQQMDLRKLNVATVEDPVEYQIGNITQIQTHERIGLTFSSSLRSLMRQDPDVIMIGEIRDQETATIAIQASLTGHLVLSTLHTNDAPSSLTRLINIGIEPFLISSAVSTVLAQRLVRCNCSHCLTTSELPKELEDLVRDSGVNANNIKQSTGCERCRNTGYQGRVGLYELLHIDDTIRDSIVASPNVTELRNLCVQRGMITLRQDGFSKVDRGITTIDEVLRVTEDSR, encoded by the coding sequence GTGGGTAAGTTCGATCTAGATGACGTTTTAAAAGAACTTGGTGGTATTGAAGCAGGTCTTGAACACGACGGCACCGATAAAGCCAGTGCTGACAATCGTGCTGCTGATTCCAAAGAACCAGCTGTAGGCACGGAGACAGACCACCATGACCTCGACCGAGTCATCGGTGCGCCTTCAGTTAACTCCGACTCCACAAATAGCGGCGTGCCGATCTTCGTGCGCAATGATCCAAGCGAAACGCCACGCCCTCCAGATCTTACTGGTCGAGGCCTTGGCGAAGAAGCAACCACATCTATGGCAGCTGACGACGCCAATCCAAACCGCATCAGACCAACCGATGCGCTACGGGAAATTTACTCACCAGAAGAAGATGGCATAAGCCAAGAACAAATAGATCTGGGCAGCTGCCTCGTTGAAAGAGAAGTGATCACGGCCGAATTACTAACGAGTGCTCAGCGGGTCATTAAACAATCACCTGGTAAGCCACTTGCAGATACGCTCATCGAAATGGGCGCTTTTGAAGCAGACATCCAAGCCATTGTCGCAGAAATCAATCGCCTCTCTTTCGAACGACTGGACCTTGACCAAGAAGACGCCGTTGATCTGAAATTACTCAATCGTCTTGGAGCAGATTTCTGTCGACAAGCTTTTATACTTCCGCTTCGAAAAGAGGGCACACGCCTTGTCGTTGGAACAGCAAGTCCGGATGATGTATTTCTGCTGGATGATGTCAAACGCCGACTCAAGGTTAGTTCAGTAAAACACGTACTCCTCACCCGCGCTGATATTCGAGCGGTACTTGATACTGCCACCGATACCGAAGCGGAAGAGTACAACATTGATGAACTGTTGAGCGATGTTGAAGAAGACGATGTCGAAGTACTTCGTGCCTCTGATGAAGATAAGTCTGTCGATGATGAAGCTGACAGCTCCCCAGTTGTTCGTTATGTCAATCATATTATTCAAACAGCACTCAAAGAAGGTGCATCAGATATTCATATTGAGCCTGAAGAAAAAGCACTCAAGGTTCGATTCCGAATCGATGGTGTTCTTTATGAAGTCCTGACACCGCCAAAGAAACTATTCGCAGCAATTACATCACGTATAAAAATCATGGCAAACTTGGATATTGCCGAACGCCGACTTCCACAAGATGGTCGGATCCGCGCCAATGTTCATGGCCGCAAAGTTGATCTACGTGTGTCGACCGTACCAACTGCTCGGGGCGAAAAGACTGTACTTCGTATCCTCGACAATCGCGCCATTCAGGTTCCATTGGAAGACTTAGGCTTCTCGACGGAACATTTGACTCACTGGAAGCACCAAATCACACAACCGCACGGGATCATCTTGGTGACGGGACCAACTGGCTCTGGTAAAACGACCACCCTTTATTCATCACTGCAGCAGATGGACTTACGTAAGCTCAACGTGGCTACGGTGGAAGATCCCGTGGAGTATCAAATCGGGAACATCACACAGATCCAAACCCATGAACGCATTGGATTGACTTTTTCTAGTTCCCTTCGCTCCCTGATGCGTCAGGACCCAGATGTCATCATGATTGGCGAAATTCGTGATCAAGAGACTGCAACAATCGCAATTCAGGCATCACTTACTGGACACTTGGTTCTCTCAACATTGCATACCAATGATGCGCCATCCTCGTTGACACGTTTAATTAACATTGGCATTGAGCCATTCTTGATTTCATCCGCCGTCAGCACTGTGCTGGCTCAGCGATTAGTCCGTTGCAATTGCTCACACTGCCTGACAACATCAGAGCTTCCTAAAGAGCTCGAAGATCTGGTACGCGATTCTGGCGTCAATGCCAATAATATTAAACAAAGCACTGGCTGTGAACGATGCCGAAATACTGGCTATCAAGGTCGAGTTGGCCTTTATGAACTACTGCATATCGATGACACCATCCGCGATTCTATCGTTGCAAGCCCCAACGTCACAGAGCTACGAAATCTGTGCGTCCAACGCGGCATGATCACCTTACGCCAAGATGGTTTTTCAAAGGTTGATCGCGGAATTACCACCATTGATGAAGTACTACGCGTCACTGAAGATAGTCGTTAA